The following proteins are encoded in a genomic region of Stegostoma tigrinum isolate sSteTig4 chromosome 2, sSteTig4.hap1, whole genome shotgun sequence:
- the lrrc3b gene encoding leucine-rich repeat-containing protein 3B, which produces MKLMDLFLARPLSMRFLLQSVVFLVLCFHSASMCPKGCMCSHVSSLNVSCSNANLKEIPKDLPPETALLYLDSNQIRSVPNEIFKNLHQLKVLNLSKNVIESIEEQAFKGVADTLQTLDLSNNKIKSVHKDTFSKLKGRAQFSDNPWHCDCSLQQALHGMPSNHEMASNIICETAALKEHTGKSLISAANEADLCNLSKKTTDVAMLVTMFGWFTMVISYVVYYVRQNQEDARRHLEYLKSLPSKQRKPEESDDISTVL; this is translated from the coding sequence ATGAAGCTGATGGACCTATTCCTTGCTCGCCCACTCTCTATGCGTTTTCTGCTACAGAGTGTAGTGTTCCTGGTACTGTGCTTTCACTCAGCCAGCATGTGTCCCAAAGGCTGTATGTGTTCTCATGTCAGTAGCTTAAATGTAAGCTGCAGCAATGCGAATCTTAAAGAGATTCCGAAAGACCTTCCTCCAGAAACTGCTTTACTTTACTTAGACTCAAATCAAATAAGGTCTGTTCCCAATGAGATCTTTAAAAACTTGCACCAACTCAAAGTGCTTAATTTGTCCAAAAATGTTATTGAGTCCATAGAAGAACAGGCTTTCAAAGGTGTGGCTGATACCTTGCAGACTCTTGATCTTTCAAACAACAAGATTAAAAGTGTACATAAAGACACATTCAGCAAACTCAAAGGCAGGGCTCAGTTTTCCGACAACCCATGGCACTGTGACTGCAGCCTCCAGCAGGCACTGCATGGCATGCCCTCGAACCATGAAATGGCCAGCAATATTATCTGTGAGACTGCAGCTTTGAAGGAACATACTGGGAAATCTTTGATCAGTGCTGCAAATGAAGCAGACCTCTGTAATCTGTCAAAAAAAACAACCGATGTGGCCATGCTGGTCACTATGTTTGGCTGGTTCACCATGGTTATCTCATACGTGGTATATTACGTACGTCAAAATCAAGAAGATGCAAGAAGGCATCTTGAATATTTAAAATCACTCCCTAGCAAGCAAAGGAAGCCAGAGGAATCAGATGACATTAGTACTGTACTGTAA